One window of Thermocoleostomius sinensis A174 genomic DNA carries:
- a CDS encoding phosphotransacetylase family protein: MPKSAKHLLIGSSEAYSGKSAVILGLAHQLKEKGLSISYGKPIGTCLSESKTDNIDEDVRFIAQTLGLPKQQVLPTLLSLDEATITRRLSGIDHVNYYHQLQESLHTSTGDLVLLEGAGTLEEGRLFNLSLLQMTEAIDASVVLVARFRSSLVVESLLSAKQQLGDRLVGVLINDVPPTHLETIDSYIKPFLERHEIEVLGVLPYNDILRSVSVAELVHQLNAEVVCRPDRLDLMVQSLKIGAMNVNSALEYLRKGHNMAVVTGGDRTDIQLAALETSTQCLILTGRLTPNSAVLSRAEDLEIPILSVDLDTLTTVEIIDRTFGQVRLHEPIKVQTVRQMMADYFNVDRLLAKIGMEPVATAS; this comes from the coding sequence GTGCCAAAGTCCGCAAAGCATCTGTTAATTGGCTCATCGGAAGCCTACAGTGGTAAATCCGCCGTCATCCTGGGGTTGGCACATCAGCTTAAGGAAAAAGGGCTGTCAATTTCCTATGGCAAACCAATCGGAACCTGTCTGAGTGAGTCGAAAACAGACAATATTGACGAGGATGTTCGATTCATTGCACAAACGCTCGGCTTACCAAAGCAGCAGGTGTTGCCTACGCTGTTGTCCTTGGACGAAGCAACTATTACCCGACGGTTGAGTGGAATCGATCACGTTAATTATTACCACCAGCTTCAAGAGAGTTTGCATACTTCAACGGGCGATCTAGTGTTGCTAGAGGGGGCAGGGACGCTAGAAGAAGGGCGCCTCTTCAACTTATCCCTGTTGCAGATGACGGAGGCGATCGATGCCTCGGTTGTGCTGGTGGCGCGGTTTCGGTCGAGTTTGGTAGTAGAGTCGCTGTTGTCTGCGAAGCAGCAGTTGGGCGATCGGTTGGTAGGAGTACTAATTAACGATGTGCCACCTACCCATCTAGAAACGATAGATTCGTACATCAAACCCTTCCTAGAAAGGCACGAGATTGAAGTATTGGGGGTTTTGCCCTACAACGATATTTTGCGCAGTGTCAGCGTGGCGGAATTGGTACATCAACTCAATGCGGAGGTGGTCTGCCGACCCGATCGGCTAGATCTGATGGTGCAAAGCCTGAAAATTGGAGCAATGAACGTCAACTCAGCGCTAGAGTACCTGCGGAAAGGCCACAATATGGCGGTGGTCACGGGCGGCGATCGCACCGACATTCAACTGGCGGCCCTTGAAACATCGACCCAGTGCTTAATTTTGACGGGGCGACTGACTCCAAACTCGGCGGTTTTAAGCCGTGCTGAAGATTTGGAAATTCCAATCCTATCAGTAGATTTAGATACTCTCACCACCGTAGAAATTATCGATCGCACCTTTGGGCAAGTACGGCTTCACGAACCAATCAAAGTGCAAACCGTTCGCCAGATGATGGCTGACTATTTCAACGTCGATCGGTTGTTAGCCAAAATTGGCATGGAACCTGTGGCAACGGCTTCATAA